The following coding sequences are from one Prochlorococcus sp. MIT 1314 window:
- a CDS encoding bifunctional folylpolyglutamate synthase/dihydrofolate synthase — MKNANLKFFELLSPKDERDNIKLGLSRIKKALQELGNPCKNIPAIQIIGTNGKGSIAAYLESILFEAKRNFGVTTSPHLLDVCERIRVNKKNINNTDFEKIYRLIEKKFATLELTPFEKIICCALNFFDHQKVELLILEAGLGGRLDATTAHKSRPIIAIGNIGLDHKEFLGDTIEKIAKEKLAVIEKNSIVISCNQNSQVENLIIKKVKEVGAEIIWKDSISSSYELGLKGIFQKKNASVAVGAIEALNNLGFNIKEKHISEGLKKTAWNGRLEIINYFNKEILVDCAHNYPAAKALSNERRNWENEDKGIYWILGVQRQKDIYAILKTLVKKNDHLLLVPVPNQPSWQLNDLSEIKEIDFKKTIEFKTFQLAIEYLFSLEKWPPNHPVLTGSIFLVAEFIKFANKQKC; from the coding sequence TTGAAAAATGCAAATCTAAAATTTTTTGAATTATTATCACCTAAAGATGAAAGGGATAATATCAAGTTAGGTTTATCAAGAATTAAAAAAGCACTTCAAGAACTTGGTAATCCTTGCAAGAATATCCCCGCGATACAAATTATTGGAACCAATGGCAAAGGATCAATCGCGGCATATTTAGAAAGTATACTTTTTGAAGCTAAAAGGAATTTTGGTGTAACGACATCTCCTCATCTTTTGGACGTATGCGAGAGGATTAGAGTTAATAAAAAAAATATTAACAACACTGATTTCGAAAAAATCTATAGATTAATAGAAAAAAAATTTGCGACATTAGAATTAACTCCTTTTGAAAAGATCATTTGCTGCGCACTAAATTTTTTTGACCATCAAAAAGTTGAATTGCTCATTCTTGAAGCTGGCTTAGGGGGACGATTAGACGCTACAACAGCCCATAAATCTAGACCAATAATTGCTATTGGGAATATTGGCTTAGACCATAAAGAATTTCTTGGAGATACGATTGAAAAAATTGCCAAAGAAAAATTAGCAGTTATTGAAAAAAACTCAATTGTCATCTCATGCAACCAAAATAGTCAAGTTGAAAATTTAATAATCAAAAAAGTTAAAGAGGTTGGAGCAGAAATTATTTGGAAAGATTCAATTTCAAGCAGCTATGAGCTTGGATTAAAAGGAATTTTCCAAAAGAAAAATGCTTCAGTAGCTGTTGGAGCAATTGAAGCGCTGAATAATTTGGGATTTAATATTAAAGAAAAACACATATCTGAAGGTCTTAAAAAGACAGCTTGGAACGGAAGGCTAGAAATAATAAATTATTTCAATAAAGAAATTCTTGTAGATTGTGCGCATAATTATCCCGCTGCAAAAGCACTCTCTAATGAGCGAAGGAATTGGGAGAATGAAGATAAAGGAATTTATTGGATTTTAGGTGTCCAAAGACAAAAAGATATTTACGCAATATTAAAAACACTTGTAAAGAAAAATGATCACTTGTTACTTGTGCCAGTTCCAAACCAACCTAGTTGGCAATTAAACGATCTCTCTGAGATTAAAGAAATTGACTTTAAAAAAACAATTGAATTTAAAACATTTCAACTTGCCATTGAGTATTTATTTTCTTTAGAAAAATGGCCACCTAATCATCCTGTTCTAACAGGTTCTATTTTTTTAGTTGCTGAATTTATTAAATTTGCAAATAAACAGAAATGTTAA
- a CDS encoding FAD-binding oxidoreductase has product MKSNILKFIDKFREVNNLEIIESQSDIKRLSKDFYNYSPILTEKLDECIADLVVRPSDQKAVKEVAKICWEFSIPLTLRGSGTGNYGQAVPLFKGVVMQMSHFNKLEEFDPDTGFVKVQSGCVMGDLNKQLEKYGRELRLLPSTWKTATIGGFIAGGSGGIGSIRWGFLRDPGNLIGLEAITMNEKPALLKFDAEESEPLNHAYGTNGIITSLTLATDIKRKWYSIVIDCIEFKKTIEILKTLTSAAIDLKLGAILEEEIVDQMPKWFKSNSRSHKILIQSTLGGTKTIELICKKFKVEFTLLGEEEKLVNGISEVVWNHTTLHMRSRDKNWTYLQMLLPLNNEIELIDFLRKKWGRKVLWHLEAVSQQGSPRLAALPVLKWNGVDELNEIMEDCKKLGAFIFNPHVLTVEGGGLGVVDADQVKAKLKFDPKGLLNPGKLEGWEVKEQFNI; this is encoded by the coding sequence ATGAAATCAAATATTCTTAAATTTATAGACAAATTTAGGGAAGTCAATAACTTAGAGATTATTGAAAGCCAATCTGATATAAAAAGACTTTCAAAAGATTTTTATAACTACTCTCCAATCCTTACTGAAAAATTAGACGAATGTATTGCTGATTTGGTGGTAAGACCTAGTGATCAAAAAGCGGTAAAGGAAGTAGCAAAAATTTGTTGGGAATTTTCTATCCCACTTACTTTAAGGGGCTCAGGTACAGGTAATTATGGACAAGCTGTCCCATTGTTTAAAGGAGTTGTAATGCAGATGAGTCACTTTAATAAGTTAGAAGAATTTGATCCGGATACAGGTTTTGTAAAAGTACAGTCTGGCTGCGTTATGGGAGATTTGAATAAACAATTAGAAAAATATGGGAGGGAATTGAGGTTACTTCCTAGTACTTGGAAAACTGCAACAATTGGAGGTTTTATTGCAGGTGGATCAGGAGGTATTGGATCCATTAGGTGGGGATTTTTAAGAGATCCAGGAAATCTTATTGGTTTAGAGGCAATAACGATGAATGAAAAACCTGCATTATTAAAATTTGATGCCGAAGAGTCCGAACCTCTAAATCATGCTTATGGGACTAATGGAATAATTACTTCTTTAACACTTGCTACTGATATTAAACGCAAGTGGTATTCAATAGTTATCGACTGTATTGAATTTAAAAAAACAATAGAAATATTAAAAACTCTTACTAGCGCAGCAATTGATCTGAAACTTGGAGCAATTCTTGAAGAAGAAATTGTAGATCAAATGCCAAAATGGTTTAAAAGTAATTCTAGAAGTCACAAGATATTAATTCAATCTACTCTTGGAGGGACAAAAACCATCGAACTAATTTGTAAAAAATTCAAAGTTGAATTTACCCTCCTTGGGGAAGAAGAAAAACTTGTCAATGGAATTTCTGAAGTCGTATGGAATCATACAACGCTTCATATGAGGTCTAGGGATAAAAATTGGACGTATTTACAGATGCTTTTGCCTCTTAATAATGAAATAGAATTGATTGATTTTTTGAGAAAAAAATGGGGTAGAAAAGTTCTTTGGCATTTAGAGGCAGTGTCTCAACAAGGATCACCGCGATTAGCGGCTTTGCCTGTATTAAAGTGGAATGGGGTAGATGAATTAAATGAAATAATGGAAGATTGTAAGAAACTTGGTGCGTTTATTTTTAATCCCCATGTTTTAACTGTCGAAGGCGGAGGCCTAGGAGTGGTTGACGCAGATCAAGTAAAAGCAAAATTAAAATTTGATCCTAAAGGGCTATTAAATCCAGGAAAATTGGAAGGTTGGGAAGTAAAGGAACAATTTAATATTTAA
- a CDS encoding amidohydrolase family protein, giving the protein MSNSGKAEVLIPRSLCLIEEFDNLIIDVEDLCSISISWEDGFVSELKPLKNKVAKPKNILFPRFVETHSHFDKSFTWEDFPNLESNYGRALAVNLEEHKTRTSDKVIKRVEKSLKLAIKNGYRAIRSHIDTYKCQPIDIWIELFKLQKKFSSELTLQFVALAPLEFWDTSSGEELAKIFSSHGGILGGVVVPPFNKKDTSKFLSKMLLLASKYKLEIDLHIDESIIEPGAGIKVLLETIENSKINSIPITCSHLSSLISLSHEEISNLGEKMAKKNIKVIALPLTNFWLLNRDTKTTQLKRPVAPIKQLQKSHVDVSLGSDNVQDPWYPFGNFDPFYMLSCSIPMLQLNPWERMTLSSIFLAPSRLLNLKWDGLIKKGCPADFVILDAQRWADVFSSTLKRKVFIKGDLYC; this is encoded by the coding sequence TTGAGTAATTCCGGCAAAGCTGAGGTTCTTATTCCCAGAAGCCTTTGTTTAATAGAAGAGTTTGATAACCTCATTATTGATGTAGAGGATTTATGTTCAATTTCCATCAGCTGGGAGGATGGATTCGTATCTGAGTTAAAGCCGTTAAAAAATAAAGTTGCCAAACCAAAAAATATTTTATTTCCAAGATTTGTTGAAACGCATTCGCATTTTGATAAATCCTTTACATGGGAAGATTTTCCTAATCTGGAATCAAACTATGGACGAGCATTAGCAGTAAATCTTGAAGAACATAAAACTAGAACCTCTGATAAGGTTATTAAGAGAGTTGAAAAATCATTAAAACTTGCCATAAAAAATGGATACCGAGCTATTAGAAGTCATATTGATACATACAAATGTCAACCGATAGATATTTGGATTGAACTTTTTAAATTACAAAAAAAATTTTCATCTGAGTTGACATTACAATTTGTTGCTCTAGCCCCATTGGAATTCTGGGATACTTCTAGTGGAGAAGAGTTAGCAAAAATATTTTCCTCTCATGGAGGCATCTTAGGGGGTGTTGTTGTTCCTCCTTTTAATAAAAAAGATACTAGTAAATTTCTTTCAAAGATGCTTCTTCTCGCTAGTAAATATAAATTAGAAATTGATTTGCACATAGATGAATCAATTATTGAGCCTGGAGCAGGAATAAAAGTCTTATTGGAGACAATCGAAAATTCAAAAATTAATAGTATTCCGATTACTTGTAGTCATTTGAGTAGTCTTATTTCTCTCAGTCATGAAGAGATTTCAAATTTAGGAGAAAAAATGGCTAAGAAAAATATAAAAGTTATTGCTTTACCATTAACAAATTTTTGGCTGCTTAATCGAGACACTAAAACTACTCAATTAAAAAGACCAGTTGCGCCAATAAAGCAATTACAAAAATCTCACGTGGATGTATCTCTAGGTAGTGATAACGTTCAAGATCCCTGGTACCCATTTGGTAATTTTGACCCTTTTTATATGTTGTCTTGCTCGATACCTATGCTTCAATTAAATCCCTGGGAGAGAATGACTCTATCTTCTATTTTTTTAGCTCCAAGCAGATTATTAAACTTAAAATGGGATGGTTTAATTAAAAAGGGTTGCCCTGCTGACTTTGTAATTTTAGATGCACAAAGATGGGCAGATGTTTTTTCGAGTACCTTAAAGAGAAAAGTGTTTATAAAAGGCGATTTATATTGCTAA